A stretch of the Perca flavescens isolate YP-PL-M2 chromosome 3, PFLA_1.0, whole genome shotgun sequence genome encodes the following:
- the fam181b gene encoding protein FAM181B, translated as MAVQTAIMNPQFMNFCFPCSVMEYEVEKSLDGSLLGEAENDEDYKETTRDLLSFIDSASSNIKLALDKPVKSKRKVNHRKYLQKQIKRCTGNITPGNVAEVPVKRQGSPLAQPLQSKTLPKRDGVQANLQSKSLAALFSPVKDIRGEKAKKPPLRHRNLPPSFFTEPANCSKVSSTSGMTLKDLERGNPEAAEFFELLGPDYSNMVSDQDLYQSMPVRVQPEMGGPDPASYDAHHLVGGLLYSEPWTSCSVPTKKVGENLRTGPTQPPVYCHSEAASGSIEDNALCTLAFPNFFTDCSIPQVTYDLSGGYNRANYSSL; from the coding sequence ATGGCTGTTCAGACTGCAATCATGAACCCTCAGTTCATGAATTTCTGCTTCCCTTGTTCTGTGATGGAGTACGAGGTGGAGAAAAGTCTGGATGGGAGTCTCCTCGGTGAGGCAGAAAATGATGAGGACTACAAAGAGACCACTCGGGACTTGCTGAGCTTCATAGACTCGGCCTCCAGCAATATCAAGCTGGCTCTGGACAAGCCGGTGAAATCCAAGAGGAAAGTCAACCACCGGAAGTATCTACAGAAGCAGATCAAAAGGTGCACCGGCAATATAACCCCAGGAAATGTAGCAGAAGTCCCAGTTAAGAGACAGGGTTCCCCCCTGGCTCAGCCCTTGCAGAGCAAAACTCTACCTAAACGTGACGGGGTCCAGGCCAACTTACAGAGCAAGAGCTTGGCTGCTCTCTTCAGCCCTGTGAAGGATATAAGGGGTGAGAAAGCCAAGAAACCACCCCTGAGGCATCGTAATCTGCCCCCTTCTTTCTTCACCGAGCCGGCCAACTGCTCCAAAGTCAGCTCCACGTCTGGGATGACGCTGAAGGACCTGGAGCGGGGCAATCCTGAGGCGGCGGAGTTCTTCGAGCTCTTGGGGCCAGATTACAGCAACATGGTCAGCGACCAGGACCTTTATCAAAGTATGCCTGTCCGGGTGCAGCCAGAGATGGGAGGCCCTGATCCTGCTTCCTACGATGCTCACCATTTAGTTGGGGGTCTCCTCTACTCTGAGCCCTGGACTAGCTGCTCGGTACCCACTAAGAAAGTAGGGGAGAATCTACGAACAGGCCCAACCCAGCCCCCTGTTTACTGTCATTCTGAGGCTGCTTCCGGGTCCATAGAGGATAACGCACTGTGCACTTTGGCCTTCCCCAACTTCTTCACAGACTGCTCCATACCTCAGGTCACTTATGATTTAAGTGGCGGTTATAACAGAGCTAATTATTCATCTCTATGA